In Quercus lobata isolate SW786 chromosome 12, ValleyOak3.0 Primary Assembly, whole genome shotgun sequence, a genomic segment contains:
- the LOC115970232 gene encoding probable disease resistance protein At5g45490: protein MDSPGSYRRSSRILPVTPVHGFDTELISLEKIVQQRQSSDQFKAVAIVGKRGVGKTTLCQVLFNKPEVKADFLPRIWVCMSWKPTEPGDRKTTTVKRMLTCLGVDDQIIQSISDSEPKADRLRRLLYALHLQLTGKKYLIVLDDAIEGDDAIKEGDDADKKKKKADAFKERNKWLADLDSPITEKEKWGECLAFGLPKGHGGTVIVTSRDEKLAKVMVGEKNLLHLLPLLDPKSCASIFNDHIKGEQKLKEDLEKKEFLKKCAGLPIAATMMGKIKSDELAKAAEKAANEAAEKAAKEAAEKAAKEPAKTMEQLHTESKPIQPDEAAKSSKDDKEIKPEEVPAGEKHIQQQEKDARSSIGSKDDEQIISEEHPAESEPRPQQEGATHN, encoded by the coding sequence ATGGATTCCCCTGGCTCATACCGGCGGAGTTCCCGGATATTGCCTGTAACCCCGGTTCATGGATTTGACACTGAACTGATTTCTTTGGAAAAAATCGTTCAACAGAGGCAAAGTAGTGATCAGTTCAAGGCAGTTGCAATCGTTGGGAAGCGTGGTGTTGGCAAAACAACTCTTTGCCAAGTACTTTTCAACAAGCCAGAGGTAAAAGCCGACTTCCTTCCCAGGATTTGGGTTTGCATGTCCTGGAAGCCCACTGAACCTGGAGACCGCAAGACAACAACTGTTAAGAGAATGCTGACCTGTCTTGGAGTTGATGACCAAATCATTCAATCAATTTCAGATTCAGAACCTAAGGCTGATCGCCTCAGAAGGCTACTCTATGCCCTTCACTTGCAATTGACTGGTAAGAAATATCTGATTGTGCTTGATGATGCTATTGAGGGTGATGATGCTATTAAGGAGGGGGATGATgctgataaaaaaaagaagaaggctgATGCTTTTAAGGAGAGAAACAAGTGGCTCGCAGATTTGGATTCTCCAATTACTGAAAAAGAGAAATGGGGTGAATGTCTTGCCTTTGGATTGCCCAAAGGACATGGGGGAACAGTCATCGTTACGAGTAGGGATGAAAAATTAGCGAAGGTGATGGTCGGAGAGAAAAACTTGCTTCATCTTCTGCCACTTTTAGATCCAAAGAGCTGCGCCTCAATTTTCAATGACCACATAAAGGGCGAACAAAAGTTAAAAGAAGAcctagaaaagaaagaatttctGAAAAAGTGTGCTGGTCTTCCAATAGCTGCGACGATGATGGGAAAGATTAAATCTGATGAACTTGCAAAAGCTGCGGAGAAAGCTGCAAATGAAGCTGCGGAGAAAGCTGCAAAGGAAGCTGCGGAGAAAGCTGCAAAGGAACCCGCAAAGACGATGGAACAACTTCACACAGAATCAAAACCCATACAACCTGATGAAGCCGCAAAAAGTTCCAAAGATGATAAGGAGATTAAACCTGAAGAAGTTCCAGCAGGAGAAAAACACATACAACAACAAGAGAAAGACGCAAGAAGTTCCATTGGGTCCAAAGATGATGAGCAGATTATATCAGAAGAACATCCAGCAGAATCAGAACCCAGACCTCAACAAGAGGGAGCCACACACAATTAA